DNA sequence from the Cohnella herbarum genome:
GAAGGCGGCCATGGCGGAGCGGACACGAAGATGATGATGGATTTCGTGAAGCAACTCGAGAGCGGGGAAAGCCAAGGCAAGTCGGGCGGGCTCGTATCGGCGCGCAGCCACTTGATCGCCTTTGCGGCGGAAGAGTCCAGGCTGACCGGCAGGACGATCACGATGAGCGAATACGTCGCCGGGTTGCGATGAAGATGAAGGTCCCCTCGGCTGTTACGGCCTGCGGGGACCTTTCGATTAGAAGGAGGGACGACGTATGAGTATCGCCGGGTTCGCCGGGGGTTATTACGATGTAGGCGCTCAACTGCCGGAGTATTTAAGTCGATTGGCACGCTCGCGCTTCGAACGCGATCGCGCGGATAAGATGAAGCTTCAAGATGTGCGGAGTTTCGAGGAGAGGAGAGACCGGTTGAAGCGTTATTACGATCGGCTTATCGGCGGTATGCCGGAGAATAAGACCCCGTTAAACGCGGAATGCACCGGAGTGTTGGAACGAAGCGGGTACGAAATTCGCAAAGTCGTCTATCAAAGCCTGCCGGGAATTTACGTGACGTCCAATCTATACGTCCCGACTATCGGCAGCGGTCCTTACCCCGCGGTCGTGTTCGCTTGCGGGCATATCGAAGCGGCCAAAGCGGCGCCGATCTATCAGAAGGTATGCATAGAGCTCGTTCGCAACGGAATGGCCGTATTGGCCGTCGACCCGATTTCCCAAGGGGAGCGAATGCAGGGTTATGACCGGACGGCTGGCCGGACGCTCGTTCGTTGGCATGCCGAGCATACGTATCTCGGCCTTCAGTGCGAACTGTTGGGAAGGCACATTAATCGTTACTTCACTTGGGACCTGATCCGGTCCGTGGATTACTTGTGCACGCTGGGGGAAATCGATCCCTTGCGAATCGGCGCGACGGGCAATTCGGGCGGAGGCATCCAAACGATCATGGCCATGATCTCGGACGAGAGAATTGCCGCCGCCGCGCCTTGCACTTATATAACTTCGCGAGATGCCTACATGAAGACGGGACAACCGCAGGACGGGGAGCAAATATGGGACGGGGCCATCCTCGAAGGGATGGATTACGACGATTACGTGACGCTATTCGCCCCTAAGCCGGTATTGATCGGAGCCGTGGAATCGGACTTCTTCTGCATTGAGGGCACGTTGGATAGCTATGAGATGGCAAAGAGGGCGTATCGGCTATTCGATCGGGAGTCGAATGTGACGCTTGGGGTGGCCAAAGGCACTCATTCGTTCAATGACGAGCTGCGGCGTATCATCGTCGCGTGGTTCGTTAAGCAATTTCGCGGTACGGATGATCCGGTACGGTTATCACCGGACGAAATCCGGCCCGAGAGGACCGAGTCTCTCCGATGCACGTCCTCCGGTCAAGTATTGGCGGAATTCCCCGATGCCGTTTCCGTGCAAGAGGATAACGCCCGATGGCTTCCGGCGGCGCGGAGTCGAATGCGGCAATCGTCGGCAAACCCTGAGCAATGGAAGGGAAAGGTCGGGTCTTGGTTGAAGATGCCTCCGGCAAACGCTAAACCCATCTATCCGCGCATCATCCAATCGGAGCGGGCCGACAGATCGGGAAGCTGCATGGAACAAGCGTTTCTCCGCGAGCGAATCCTGTTCTTCAGCGAACCGGATATGATGGTCGGGGGCATCCATATCGAGCGGGAGGGAAGCGCGCCGGACCGGACAACCGTTCTGTTGCTGGACGAGGGCGCGGACGGCATTCATCTGGAGAACGATTGGCTGGTTCAATTGACGGCGGACGGCCGGGTATTCGCTTTCGACCCGAGGGGAACGGGGGCTTTCCGCAGCAGAGCGGTGAACGGAAGAGAGTTCGACGCGATGTTCGGCACGGAATACAAGCTGGGCTGCGACGCGCGCATGCTGGGCCGGCCGTTGCCGGGGATGAGAGTATTCGATACGATTCGCGCTCTGGATTATGCCGCGCAGAGGAATCCCGGAACGAAGCTATCCTTAGCGGGCAAAGGCTTCGCTGCGATCTATGCCTTGTTGGCCGGCATTCTGGATGATCGCGTGGACGAGATAGTTCTCGAGAATATACCCGAATCTTTCGCGGACATCGTGGATCAGCGCTTCTATCGGTACGACGTTCGGTATCACTGGTACGGGGTATTGCTCGAATTCGATTTGCCCGAGTTGATCGAGGCATTCGGCCGACTAAAGCGCATTCGAATCGCGAACGTTCCCGATATCGGCAATATCGTACGGTTCTGAGAGAAAGGGGAGGCATAGAAAAGTGGCTACTTTATGGTACAACGCGCGGATCGCGGCGCCTAGGGGCATACTGGCGGACGGTTATCTGCTGGTCGACGGAACCGGCGTCATTCGCGAGATCGGTCAGTCGGCCAACGGAAAAGTCGCCTCATCCGAAGCAACCGAAACCAGGGATTTGAATGGGAAACTCGTACTGCCCGGATTGATCGACGTTCATGTACACGGGGGCGGAGGCTTCGATACGATGCGGGGCGCGTACGACGACCTTGACGGGATGAGCCGCTTTCACGCGGAGAACGGTACGACTTCCTTCCTGGCGACGCTTACGACGGCGGATCCGGACGTGCTTGAAAGCGTACTGGCCGTAACGGCGAAAGCAACGAAAGCCGGCGTCTCGGGAGCGGAGCTGTTAGGCGCCCACTTGGAGGGGCCGTTCTTAAACGCGATTCGAGCGGGAGCGCAGAGCAAGGCTCATATCGCGAATCCTGATCCTTCGCTAACGGAGCGCTTCTTGAAAGCGTCGGACGGGTCAATGAGACTCGTGACTCTGGCTCCTGAGTTACCGGGCGGACTTGCGGCCGCATCGAGGTTTGCGGCAGCCGGCGTTACCGTATCCGCGGGGCATACCGACGCCACCTTCGAGGAGATGGAAGCCGCGGTTCGCCATGGCGTGACGCATATGACGCATCACTTCAACGGGATGCGTCCGCTTCATCACCGCGAGCCGGGTGCCGTCGGAGCGGGATTGCTGCTGCCATCGTTGACGATCGAGTTGATCGCGGACGGCATTCATACGCATCCGGAAGTCGTTCGAATGGCGTTCATGACCAAACCGATTTCGCGAATATGCATGATTACGGATGCCGTCATGTGCGCCGGTCTTCCGGACGGGGAGTACGGCGACTCCGTCATGGAGAACGGTCGTATCTATTCGAAAGACCGAACTACGCTTGCGGGCAGCTCGCTGACGATGATCGCGGCTCTTCGCAATACGATAGCTTTTACCGGGTTGCCAATATGGCGCGTTTTACCGGCTTTCACCGCCGTACCTGCCCGCCAGATCGGCGCGCAAGCCCGCAAAGGAACGCTGGAGGCAGGGAAAGACGCCGACTTTATCGTGGTAGACGATCAATGCGAGCTATGGATGACGATCGTTCGCGGGCAAGTCGTCGTGAATAGGGAGACGGAAGGATAACGCGAGGGGGATTAAACCGTGTCGGAAAAGGAACTAAGGGTTGCCGTAATCGGCGCAGGAGCGATCGCGGGCAATCATTTCGAAGCGATTCAAGCGACCGCCGGATTGAGGGCATGCGCGGTTGCGGACATTGATCAGGATCGAGCCGATGAACTCGCCGGTCGATACGGGATCAACTCTTATCAAGATTACCGGGAGTTGATAGAGCGGGAGCGGCCGGATGTAGTTGCTATCGCATTGCCTCATTATTTGCACAAGGAGGCGGCGATTTTCGCCGCGGGATTCGGATGCCATCTCATGCTGGAGAAGCCGATGGCCTTGTCGGTATCGGAATGCGACGAAATCATTCGGGCCGCTGTGGCGGCGAACATTCGGATGCTGATCGGGCATACGCAGCATTATATGGCTGACAATTTACATGCGAAACGTATTCTACGGAGCGGCGATTTAGGTCGTCTCGTTATGATCCATGATGTCAGGCACATGAACTACTACAGGCCGTCCCGTCCCGATTGGTTTCTGGAGAAAGCCAAATCCGGCGGCGGCGTATTGGCTAATCTCGGAACCCACTCCATCGATAAGATTCAATGGTTGACGGGTAGCGCCGTTCGCAAGGTGAACGCGTCGATCAGCCATTATGGCAACCGAGGCGACGTCGAGGGCGGCGGCATGGTGTATTTGGAGCTGGCTAACGGAGTGCCGGCTACCGTCGTTCAATCCGGTTATATCGGCGCGGCACGCAACGAGACGGAAATCATTTGCACGAAGGGCATGCTCAAGCTGATAACGGGCGACAGCCTTTGGATCAGCAGGGGAGGCCCCTATGAGCGGCTTGAAGTGCCGGAGACGGCTACTCCTTTCGAATTGCAGTATGCCGACTTGTTGGAAGCGATTCGGACGGGAAGCGAATCCGGCTGCCCGGCTTCGTACGGAAGAGAAGTCATCGCCGTTCTGGAGGCGGTATATCGCTCCGCGGCATCGGGGACGGTACAGCTCGTTCTTTGAGTGGCCATCCGGTAAGCGGCAGGGAGGCAATTTCCGCCGGACAACCGTTTCGTTAAAAAGGACAAAAACAAACGAAAAATTTCTGATTTTGCCACAAACGCGAATCGAAAATCCTCTTATATACTTGCTATGTAGGGAAAGCTGACATAACTAATCTATAAGGGGGGAAATCCCATGCTGATCGGTGTGCCGAAAGAAATCAAGAACAACGAAAGCCGCGTGGCGATGACGCCTGCAGGCGTCGTTACGCTAGTAAGCAATGGGCATCAAGTGTTGGTGGAGATAGGAGCCGGACTCGCTAGCGGATTTACGGACGAAGAGTATAGGAATGCCGGGGCCGAATTGGCACGCGACGCCGAACAATTGTGGGCGGCAGCGGGGATGGTTATGAAAGTAAAGGAACCGTTGCCCTCCGAATATCGTTACTTTCGTCCAGGGTTGATCTTGTTCACGTATTTGCATCTCGCGGCGGAGCCCGAACTGGCAAGGGCTCTCTCGGATAACGGGGTAACGGCTATCGCGTACGAAACGGTGGAAGCGAATCGGGCCCTTCCGCTGCTGACTCCGATGAGCGAAGTGGCGGGCCGGATGTCCGTTCAGATCGGGGCTCAGTTGCTGGAAAGGCCTCATGGAGGAAAAGGCATTCTACTCGGCGGGGTACCGGGGGTTAAACGAGGGAAAGTGACGATCATCGGAGGCGGGGTTGTCGGTACGAACGCCGCGAAAATCGCCGTCGGTCTCGGAGCGGACGTCACGATCATCGATCTTAGCGCGGACCGCCTTCGGCAACTGGACGATATTTTCGGAAGCGCGCTAACGACTCTGATCTCCAATCCGATGAATATCGCCGAAGCGGTGGCGGAATCGGATTTGGTCATCGGAGCGGTGCTGATCCCGGGTGCGAAGGCGCCTAGGCTGGTCACGGAACGAGTGGTTGCAGCGATGAAGCCGGGATCTGTTATCGTGGACGTCGCGATCGATCAAGGCGGCATATTCGAGACGGTCGATAGAATAACGACCCATGACGATCCGACTTACAGGAAACACGACGTCGTTCATTACGCGGTAGCGAATATGCCGGGAGCCGTTCCGAGAACGTCGACGATCGCCTTAACGAACGCGACCGTTCCTTATGCCGTGCAAATGGCCAATAAAGGATGGAGGCAAGCGGCCGAAGACAATCCGGCTCTTAAGCGGGGAGTTAACGTTGCCGGGGGACGGGTGACTTACGAAGCGGTAGCCGCGGCTCTTGGGTACGAATATCTATCGTGCGATAACGCGTTGGAACTTGCGGGCAGCCAGAGTTAACGAATGACGATGCATAGTTACCGGGATACATGGGCCGAAGTTTCTCTAGACGACATACGCCATAACATTAGCACGGTCAAATCCATGCTCCGGGAACCGTGCCGGCTGATGGCGGTCGTCAAGGCGGACGGATACGGGCACGGCGCCGTCGAAGTTGCCCAAGCGGCTGTTGACGCCGGCGCGAGCGATCTCGGAGTCGCTTTCTTGGACGAGGCGCTCGCATTGGTCCATGCGGGCATCACCCGACCGATTCTGCTATTGGGTTACACGCCTCCCAGAGCGGTGGAAGAAGCCATACGCAACGATATCGCGATAACGGTATTCTCGGAGGAAGCGATAAACGCCATTGCTGTTTGCTGTAATAGACTCGGTCGCAAAGCCCGGATTCACCTGAAGGTCGATACCGGGATGACCCGGCTCGGCGTAGCTACGGCAGACGATGCCTATCGGCTCGCATCGTTAGCCATGGCTAGCGGTAACATCGAGTTGGAAGGCATCTTCACTCATTTCGCGGATGCCGACAATAGGGCAGACGACTC
Encoded proteins:
- a CDS encoding alpha/beta hydrolase family protein, with product MSIAGFAGGYYDVGAQLPEYLSRLARSRFERDRADKMKLQDVRSFEERRDRLKRYYDRLIGGMPENKTPLNAECTGVLERSGYEIRKVVYQSLPGIYVTSNLYVPTIGSGPYPAVVFACGHIEAAKAAPIYQKVCIELVRNGMAVLAVDPISQGERMQGYDRTAGRTLVRWHAEHTYLGLQCELLGRHINRYFTWDLIRSVDYLCTLGEIDPLRIGATGNSGGGIQTIMAMISDERIAAAAPCTYITSRDAYMKTGQPQDGEQIWDGAILEGMDYDDYVTLFAPKPVLIGAVESDFFCIEGTLDSYEMAKRAYRLFDRESNVTLGVAKGTHSFNDELRRIIVAWFVKQFRGTDDPVRLSPDEIRPERTESLRCTSSGQVLAEFPDAVSVQEDNARWLPAARSRMRQSSANPEQWKGKVGSWLKMPPANAKPIYPRIIQSERADRSGSCMEQAFLRERILFFSEPDMMVGGIHIEREGSAPDRTTVLLLDEGADGIHLENDWLVQLTADGRVFAFDPRGTGAFRSRAVNGREFDAMFGTEYKLGCDARMLGRPLPGMRVFDTIRALDYAAQRNPGTKLSLAGKGFAAIYALLAGILDDRVDEIVLENIPESFADIVDQRFYRYDVRYHWYGVLLEFDLPELIEAFGRLKRIRIANVPDIGNIVRF
- the nagA gene encoding N-acetylglucosamine-6-phosphate deacetylase; the encoded protein is MATLWYNARIAAPRGILADGYLLVDGTGVIREIGQSANGKVASSEATETRDLNGKLVLPGLIDVHVHGGGGFDTMRGAYDDLDGMSRFHAENGTTSFLATLTTADPDVLESVLAVTAKATKAGVSGAELLGAHLEGPFLNAIRAGAQSKAHIANPDPSLTERFLKASDGSMRLVTLAPELPGGLAAASRFAAAGVTVSAGHTDATFEEMEAAVRHGVTHMTHHFNGMRPLHHREPGAVGAGLLLPSLTIELIADGIHTHPEVVRMAFMTKPISRICMITDAVMCAGLPDGEYGDSVMENGRIYSKDRTTLAGSSLTMIAALRNTIAFTGLPIWRVLPAFTAVPARQIGAQARKGTLEAGKDADFIVVDDQCELWMTIVRGQVVVNRETEG
- a CDS encoding Gfo/Idh/MocA family protein; its protein translation is MSEKELRVAVIGAGAIAGNHFEAIQATAGLRACAVADIDQDRADELAGRYGINSYQDYRELIERERPDVVAIALPHYLHKEAAIFAAGFGCHLMLEKPMALSVSECDEIIRAAVAANIRMLIGHTQHYMADNLHAKRILRSGDLGRLVMIHDVRHMNYYRPSRPDWFLEKAKSGGGVLANLGTHSIDKIQWLTGSAVRKVNASISHYGNRGDVEGGGMVYLELANGVPATVVQSGYIGAARNETEIICTKGMLKLITGDSLWISRGGPYERLEVPETATPFELQYADLLEAIRTGSESGCPASYGREVIAVLEAVYRSAASGTVQLVL
- the ald gene encoding alanine dehydrogenase is translated as MLIGVPKEIKNNESRVAMTPAGVVTLVSNGHQVLVEIGAGLASGFTDEEYRNAGAELARDAEQLWAAAGMVMKVKEPLPSEYRYFRPGLILFTYLHLAAEPELARALSDNGVTAIAYETVEANRALPLLTPMSEVAGRMSVQIGAQLLERPHGGKGILLGGVPGVKRGKVTIIGGGVVGTNAAKIAVGLGADVTIIDLSADRLRQLDDIFGSALTTLISNPMNIAEAVAESDLVIGAVLIPGAKAPRLVTERVVAAMKPGSVIVDVAIDQGGIFETVDRITTHDDPTYRKHDVVHYAVANMPGAVPRTSTIALTNATVPYAVQMANKGWRQAAEDNPALKRGVNVAGGRVTYEAVAAALGYEYLSCDNALELAGSQS